Proteins from one Thalassophryne amazonica chromosome 20, fThaAma1.1, whole genome shotgun sequence genomic window:
- the nelfe gene encoding negative elongation factor E, with protein MVAFPSSLTEEEETLQKKYAKLKKKKKALLALKKQSSSNQTNQSGLKRTLSDQPVVDTATATEQAKMLIKSGAISAIKAENKSSGFKRSRMLEIKLKDPEKGPVPAFLPFQRSVSADEEQPESGKRAHRKSLYESFVSSSDRYRDEDDGGGMSSNRDMDRDRDRDRDLDRDRDCDRDRDRGRDRDRERDRERDRSRDRDRDHDRDRDRDRDGPFRRSDSYPERRGARKGNTVYVYGSGLTEDSLRSSFSQHGNIIDISMDNPRNCAFITFEKMESADQAVAELNGSTVGDVHIKVSIARKQPMLDAATGKSVWASLAVQNSTKGSYRDKRNQVVYSEDFL; from the exons ATGGTGGCATTTCCAAGTTCACTGACGGAGGAAGAGGAAACCCTGCAAAAGAAATATGCTAAACTCAAGAAAAAG AAAAAGGCACTGCTTGCCTTGAAGAAGCAAAGTTCGTCCAACCAGACCAACCAGAGCGGCTTGAAACGCA CGTTGTCTGACcaaccagtggtggacacagcaacGGCAACAGAGCAAGCAAAGATGCTGATCAAGTCTGGTGCCATCAGCGCCATCAAGGCAGAGAATAAGAGTTCTGGTTTTAAACGTTCTCGAATGCTGGAGATCAAACTCAAG GACCCAGAGAAAGGCCCTGTTCCTGCTTTCTTGCCTTTTCAAAGGAGTGTCTCTGCAGATGAAGAACAACCTGAG TCTGGGAAGAGAGCTCACAGAAAATCTCTGTATGAAAG CTTTGTCAGTTCCAGTGACCGATACCGGGATGAGGACGATGGTGGTGGCATGTCGTCCAATCGTGACATGGACAGAGACAGAGACCGAGACAGAGACCTGGACAGAGATAGAGACTGTGATAGGGACAGAGACAGAGGCCGGGACCGAGACCGCGAGCGTGACCGTGAGAGAGATCGAAGCAGAGACAGGGATCGAGACCACGACAGAGACCGGGATAGAGATAGAGATGGACCATTCAGGA GATCAGACTCCTACCCAGAGCGACGAGGAGCACGAAAGGGAAATACGGTCTACGTGTACGGATCTGGGCTCACTGAGGACAGCCTTCGCTCTTCCTTCTCTCAACATGGAAACATCATTGACATCTCCATGGACAACCCGCGCAA CTGTGCATTTATCACCTTTGAGAAGATGGAGTCTGCAGATCAGGCTGTGGCTGAG TTGAATGGAAGCACTGTGGGAGATGTCCACATCAAAGTCAGCATTGCCAGGAAGCAACCTATGCTGGATGCAGCTACTGGAAAATCTGTCTGGGCTTCACTGG CTGTGCAGAACAGCACAAAAGGCTCCTACAGGGACAAGAGGAACCAGGTTGTGTACAGTGAAGACTTCCTGTAA